Proteins co-encoded in one Haloarcula pelagica genomic window:
- a CDS encoding winged helix-turn-helix transcriptional regulator, with protein MGRDGTVDEDKRATLRRFAALGAASPFARFGEDSGDSDSDAPGAIAGYVSAHPGTHFSKLRDDLKLGTGETQHHLHRLESENVVASRKDGDYRRYFPAGQFSETEQVILGFLRRETARGMLVTLLRNPAVSAAELADELDVSRPTVSNYAGDLEAAGLLSRADGYAITNPETVLTLLIRYADSFGDDAAALAGEADSLVRYDPA; from the coding sequence ATGGGTCGGGATGGGACAGTCGACGAGGACAAGCGGGCGACGCTCCGCCGCTTTGCCGCCCTCGGTGCGGCGAGCCCGTTCGCCCGATTCGGCGAGGACAGTGGGGACAGCGACAGTGATGCCCCCGGTGCCATCGCCGGCTACGTCTCGGCCCACCCTGGTACCCACTTCTCGAAGCTCCGTGACGATCTCAAACTGGGGACCGGCGAGACACAGCACCACCTCCACCGTCTGGAGTCCGAGAACGTCGTCGCCTCGCGCAAGGACGGCGACTACCGCCGGTATTTCCCGGCCGGGCAGTTCTCCGAAACCGAGCAGGTGATCCTCGGATTTCTCCGCCGGGAGACCGCCCGCGGGATGCTCGTGACGCTCCTCCGGAACCCGGCAGTGTCGGCCGCCGAACTGGCCGATGAACTGGATGTCTCGCGGCCGACAGTGAGCAACTACGCCGGCGACCTGGAAGCGGCGGGCCTGCTGTCGCGGGCCGACGGCTACGCGATCACGAACCCGGAGACGGTGTTGACGCTGCTGATCCGCTACGCGGACTCGTTCGGCGACGACGCCGCCGCGCTGGCGGGCGAAGCGGACTCGCTGGTGCGGTACG
- a CDS encoding SPFH domain-containing protein, protein MLPALVPLQILGGIIGFVAVVFLLIAIALVYSSVVIIRPYQQGAYTVLGTYRGLLDQGIHFIYPFVSDVTRFDMRTQTLDVPRQEAITRDNSPVTADAVVYIKVMDPKKAFLEVDNYERAVSNLAQTTLRAVLGDMELDDTLNKRQEINSRIRKELDEPTDEWGVRVESVEVREVNPSKDVQQAMEQQTSAERKRRAMILEAQGERRSAIETAEGDKQSNIIRAQGEKQSQILEAQGDAISTVLRAKSAESMGERAVIDKGMETLAEIGQGESTKFILPQELTSLVGRYGKHLQGSDVKENGSVLEGLEFDAETREMLGLDDIEEILGQIDEEAEVDVEAMEEEAQKIKHGEDAGVDSADEVIEQMDAEIDNGGQTDVAGGPDDDGSEKSS, encoded by the coding sequence ATGCTCCCCGCGTTAGTACCGCTGCAGATTCTGGGCGGCATCATCGGCTTCGTCGCCGTCGTGTTCCTGCTCATCGCCATCGCGCTGGTGTACTCCAGCGTCGTCATCATCAGGCCCTATCAGCAGGGTGCCTACACCGTGCTCGGGACCTACCGTGGCCTGCTCGACCAGGGGATCCACTTCATCTATCCCTTCGTCTCGGACGTTACCCGCTTCGACATGCGGACTCAGACGTTAGACGTGCCACGGCAGGAAGCGATCACCCGCGACAACTCGCCGGTGACCGCCGACGCCGTCGTCTACATCAAGGTGATGGACCCCAAGAAGGCGTTCCTCGAAGTCGACAACTACGAGCGCGCCGTCTCGAACCTCGCACAGACGACCCTCCGTGCCGTCCTGGGTGACATGGAACTGGACGACACGCTCAACAAACGCCAGGAGATCAACTCCCGCATCCGGAAGGAACTGGACGAACCCACCGACGAGTGGGGTGTCCGCGTCGAGAGCGTCGAGGTCCGCGAGGTCAACCCCTCCAAGGACGTTCAGCAGGCCATGGAGCAACAGACCTCCGCCGAGCGGAAACGCCGTGCGATGATCCTGGAGGCCCAGGGTGAACGGCGTTCCGCGATCGAGACCGCGGAAGGTGACAAGCAGTCCAACATCATCCGCGCACAGGGTGAGAAGCAGAGCCAGATCCTGGAAGCCCAGGGTGACGCGATCTCGACCGTGCTGCGCGCGAAATCCGCCGAGTCGATGGGCGAACGCGCCGTCATCGACAAGGGGATGGAGACGCTGGCCGAGATCGGGCAGGGCGAGTCGACGAAGTTCATCCTCCCGCAGGAACTCACGTCGCTGGTCGGCCGGTACGGCAAACACCTCCAGGGGTCCGATGTCAAGGAGAACGGCAGCGTCCTCGAAGGACTGGAGTTCGACGCCGAGACCCGCGAGATGCTCGGACTGGACGACATCGAGGAGATCCTCGGCCAGATCGACGAGGAGGCCGAGGTCGACGTAGAGGCGATGGAGGAGGAAGCCCAGAAGATCAAACACGGCGAGGACGCCGGCGTCGACAGCGCAGACGAGGTCATCGAACAGATGGACGCCGAGATCGACAACGGCGGCCAGACCGACGTTGCCGGCGGCCCGGACGACGACGGCAGCGAGAAGTCCTCCTGA
- a CDS encoding DUF7312 domain-containing protein, with protein sequence MDDGDAPGPRRRDDTDGGDRFVEEYDNATEADVIRVDDTEDAENPYDDGSEAGTFSPDVEVTPGRPSVESVVFVALGVYIGLLAIGGMFAGPALASPTVLGGMTAAVAVGAAVLYGLFVRTNPDT encoded by the coding sequence ATGGACGATGGTGACGCGCCCGGACCGCGACGGCGCGACGACACCGACGGCGGCGACCGGTTCGTCGAGGAGTACGACAACGCCACCGAGGCCGACGTTATCAGGGTCGACGACACCGAGGACGCGGAGAACCCCTACGATGACGGGAGCGAGGCCGGGACGTTCTCCCCCGACGTGGAAGTGACACCCGGGCGCCCCAGCGTGGAGAGTGTCGTCTTCGTCGCGCTGGGCGTGTACATCGGGCTGTTGGCGATCGGCGGGATGTTCGCCGGACCGGCACTGGCCTCGCCGACCGTCCTCGGCGGGATGACCGCCGCCGTCGCCGTCGGCGCAGCAGTGCTGTACGGACTGTTCGTCCGGACCAACCCGGACACTTAA
- a CDS encoding NfeD family protein → MVGSLAVLAPAQVDPLFGLSLSVLLFLAGAGLIVAEALAPGTHFFVLGVALLTAGLVGLFIPASLGIFAPIVLTVVVLATTAVTLWGYRKLDFAAPGRGQTLSSDSLKGQFGVVTERVTTSDGEVKLEDGGFNPYYQARSIDGTIEEGEEVMVVDPGGGNVLKVERVSGTDDDIDRALERDRERSTESEKA, encoded by the coding sequence ATGGTAGGCTCGCTGGCCGTCCTCGCCCCCGCCCAGGTCGATCCACTGTTCGGGCTGTCCCTCTCGGTACTGCTGTTTCTGGCCGGCGCCGGCCTCATCGTCGCGGAGGCGCTGGCACCGGGAACGCACTTCTTCGTGCTCGGCGTCGCGCTCCTGACTGCCGGGCTCGTCGGCCTGTTCATCCCCGCGAGCCTGGGTATCTTCGCACCCATCGTCCTCACCGTTGTCGTCCTCGCGACGACAGCGGTGACGCTGTGGGGGTACCGGAAACTGGACTTCGCCGCCCCCGGACGCGGCCAGACACTCAGTTCGGACTCCCTGAAAGGCCAGTTCGGCGTCGTCACCGAGCGGGTCACCACGTCCGACGGCGAGGTCAAACTCGAAGACGGCGGCTTCAACCCCTACTATCAGGCCCGGAGTATCGACGGGACCATCGAGGAGGGCGAAGAGGTGATGGTAGTCGACCCCGGCGGCGGCAACGTCCTCAAGGTCGAACGCGTCTCGGGGACCGACGACGACATCGACCGCGCGCTGGAACGGGACCGCGAGCGGTCGACCGAATCGGAGAAAGCGTGA